Within the Fusarium musae strain F31 chromosome 11, whole genome shotgun sequence genome, the region GATCCAGTTTGCGACATAGCCCTCACCTCAAGCTGCGACCAGGTGGGGTGCGATACGAGCCAATGTTTGCAAAGAGAAAATCGGCAAGCAGAAGAACTTCACCCACTTGTCCATTTTGGTGCATTCGCAACAGGAGATACGGTAATGAAGTCTGCAAAAGATCGTGATCATATCACGAAGCAGACGCAAGCTTTGGGGTTCGAGATGGAGAGTGTCGGCGTATGGGAAGTCTTCCCATGTGTTGTGATCAAAAGCGTATCCGATTACGCTGATAGCCATAAGGCCAAGAACTGGCAGCCTTACGCTGCTGCTTGTGCAGCATCATATGCGAAAGGATTCCTTAGATACTGGGATTCAAACAGGAAGTAAGGGAACCCATACTTATGAGGACATCCTATTTACTGACAAAATGTTCAAGAGAAGAGTCTGTATCCGAGCCTGAGCAGTTTCGGAAACGGATTATTCAAAGCCTCAGCTATTCAGAGATGAACGAAAGAAGAAATAATATTTCATCAGAGGCCCCGTCTACATTTAATTGGATCTTCGAGGAATCTGTCGAAGATCCTGTGGAACAAGACTTGGAATGGCCCTCATACCAAGATTCGGAGACTAATAGACACCCGGAAACTGAATGGGAAACTGACACGACATCAGACGAGGAGTTCGGACAAGAAGAATCcctggaagatgatgaaggcgaTGAGGCGGGCTGGGAAACAACATCAGACGAGAAGtctggagaagaggaatcgCCTGAAGTGGGAGATGACACGGACGCAGGCTGGGGAACAGAATCAGATGAGAGATCTGATACCTCGGAAGATTCTACCCCAAGCCATAGACAACGGAGAAATTGGGACAGCTTTGTTGATTGGCTGAAGTCGGATCTGCCCGTTTACTGGATAACTGGGAAGCCAGGTTCTGGGAAGAGTACTCTCATGAAATACCTCATATCGGACTCCAGGACACCAGCTGCgttgaagaaatggaagaaagaCGCAATAATCATTGCACacttcttctggaagacAGGTAGTACGATGCAGCACTCCTTCAAAGGTTTTCTCTGTTCATTGGTGCGTCTAATCCTGACGAGCGACAAGAGCATTTCAAACAGCTCTCttcagaggatgatgacagatgaagatggaaagtATTCACCAAGTGATTGGGACCCGCGCGAACTTAAAAATCTGCTACTCCACTACCGAAATCATTCCTCGCAGCCTATATGTATCTTCATCGACGCCTTGGACGAGATTTTGCCGGAGCAGGATACACTCGATACGCTACAAATGCTCGGAGCCCTTATCTCCCCTACTATTAAACTCTGTGTCTCAAGTCGACCTGAGCGTCTGTTTCGACTCCACCTCCAAGACAAACCTAGACTTGAGATCCATGAGTTGACGGCACAGGATATAGAGCAATACAGTAAGGTTTCCATACGGAGTTCCATCCTGCAGGAACCACAAGGTCTCAAAGCCTCGGATCTAGCACGACGTATAAGGGAAATGTCCGAGGGCGTTTTCTTGTGGGCTGTGCTTGTTACGCGGTCGTTGATTCGAGGCATCAACAACGGCGACTCGAATACTGATATTGATCGGCGATTGAATTCTACGCCTCGAGACCTTATGGACCTATACCGGGATATTCTATTGCGGTCTGCTATTGATCGTGATATATATGAGCAATCCGTATCCTTGATCTTCAGCCTGGTTTTTGCTGTAAAAAGCATACCCATGCCGTTGTTTGAACTCATGATGGCAACGGATGGTCGACTGTTAGATCAGTTTGTCGTCCAGCAGAAGAGTATAATCGTACAAGATCTCGAGACTAAGCGCTTGCGCATGATGAATACCTTAGAAGCTGGTTGTGCCGGGCTACTGGACCTTAATGGCAACATACAAGACAGCCCTGCCGATTCTGGCTTGGAGGCCCTGATTTCCGGCTTGGAAATGAGACTATACTTCATCCACAGGAGCGCCGAAGAGTTCTTGCTCGATACAGAAGAGGGCCGCAAGCTCTGGGAGTCTTGCCCTTGCTCACGAGAAGAGCTCTTGATTCGAAGGACCAAGGCTTCCCTAGCCTGGTTTGAACTATACACTTCACTTAATATTGAGTCGAGAATGAGACGTTGCACAATCTTAGACTTGAATTACACCTTAAACCTATGGATGCACGATGCAAGCCTCCCAGATAAAGTTTTCACCTCTACATTGAACCTTGCGCAGAGAATGTACGAGCGAGGATCCATGCTGCCACCTATGAAGTACCCCTACGACGATTTCATTTTTTCTAGATCTCACCGGAGCCAGATTTCATTTTATGCAGCAAAGCACGATCTTTTTGCATTAGCAAAACAGAATTTGGCAACTCTTCCAGATTCTGAGAGGAACGAGACTGCCTATTGTATATTTTATCATTCTTGTACCAGGGTCCATCAACCAGATGATGACGGGAACATGCTGATGGACCCTGACGTGATCCAGTTCATGCTCAACGACGGTTACAACTCAAACTGGCCTGGCATATCAGAGACGAGCACTTGCAAATTTGGCAGTCCTTGGCTTCGATATCTCCTATCGCTATACGGGGAACTTTCCCATAACCCGGAAAATATACTCAACTCGACTCAGGCACTTACGGTCTTAGACACTATCCGTATGTTCCTGAACTCTGGGGCCAGTGTCCATTCTAGGTTCAAGACAGTATTCATGTGGTCTGGATCGGATATTGGAGGGAGTTATGCAGACTTCCGTCTTGCTCCTTTTTGGTGTCATGCCGCCGAAGCCTCAATTGAGTCGTCCAGCCATCAATTCTTGGTCCTGGAAATAAATGCCAAGGTATTACTGGAGTCCATACTGGTTCAAGTGCACAGAGTAATACGTCCTGCGTCCCGTTTGAAGCTTCCGGAGGCTGCGCCTCACATGAAAGCTCTTGCATTCGGTAATTACGCGAAAAACTATTTCATCGTGGATGCGGACTGTGTGTCAGACTTGCTTATAAAAGGCGTAAAGCTCTGGTTTCAGCATGGTTTGAAGAAGCACGATGGTAAGAAGCTGAACAGCAAAGTTATGACGATTTGTAGTTACGCAACTGAAAAGGCCCGTGAATCGTGCCGTCGAGGCCCGTGGCCCTTCGAGTTGTCTTACGATAGTTAAGTTCAATATTATATTGGCTCTTGAAACGGTGTTGCTCTTATAGGACTAGCTGGGCTTTATGATGACCATTACACAGCTTCAGGCGCAAGTCTTCAGACTATATGGGAGCACTCACGTTGCTCGATTAAGCACATAAGTCGCGTAGCTGTAAAGTATGTATTAGTTATAAGTTGAAAGGGTAGATAACGGGCTAGCTTACTCGCTGTATCCGACCTCATTTACCTCGTAAAAGACGGAACGATCGTACTTGGTCAACGACCAGCCGTTCTTGATTCGGGCAGGAAGATCAGGGTTGGCTGGGTCAGAAATGTTATAAATAGAAGGAACGCATATGAACGGAACGCTTACGAATGAAGTGACGTCCAAAAGCCACTAGATCATCTGTCTCGCAAGTATGCTGCAGCGCTTTCTCAGGCGTATATCCCCCCGCCACGATGAACCGAACACCAGCACGAGTAGCTACCTCTCTTATAGACGCCAAAGTATCCTCGGCCTTGCGTAGATGTTCAGGCGTATCTACTGAACCATCTGCTCGAGGCTCAATGGCATGAATGTACGCAATGCGGGGTTGAGCGTCTACGATAGCTTGGGCCCAGGGAACGAAGAGAGACAGCGGTTCGACTTCTCGCATTCCTTGGAACCGTGTGAACGGTGACATACGGACGCCAACACGATCGGGTCCAATGGCATCGCAGACTGCGTTGACGACATGAAGGGGGAAGCGGATGCGGTTTTCGACGCTGCCGCCGTATTGGTCCATTCTGTCGTTGCTGTTTGACTGGAGCTACGGTAATGTCAGGCATATTCTACTTCCTAAGTGATAGACGATACTTACGAACTGATCAATGAGCTACAGGTTGTCTGTTAGCTATGGGCTTATCGCTTCGAGCTTTAATGCTTACATATCCATTGGCTCCATGGATCTCGATGCCATCGAAACCAGCCTCCATAGCGTTTAAAGCTGCTTGTCGGTAGTATTCCACGAAATCATCGATGTGGGCTTCAGTCATGACGGTGAAGTTATCCGGGATCTTTCGTGTaacgtcatcgtcctcgaaGAACGGCTCAGAGCCCGGGCTGAGAACAGTGGGGACTAGATCAGGTTCGGCAATACGTCTGATGGTAATGTCAATGGTGAAACGACAGTGGCAAGTGGGGACTAGCTTACCCAAGAGCCCAAAGCTGACAAAGGATAAAAGCCCCTTTGGCATGAACTGCCTCGGTGACATGCTTCCAAGCCGCAATCTGCTCTTTGGAGTAAATGCCCGGTGAGAAAGGACGCCCAGATGCCTCATAGGAGATGAAGGTTCCTTCTGTGATCAACAATCCGCCAGCTAGTCATCATACTTGTTAATAGTTTCTCTAGTGGCCTAGCCATAATGAGAACTTACGTGTAGCGCGCTGCGAGTAGTAATCCGCGGCGTAGGTAGCGGGGATACCAGCCAAATCAGCACGGCCGCGGGTCAAGGGCGCTAGGACGATGCGATGCTGTAGATCGAGGGCGCCAACCTTGATTGGCTTGAAGAGCTTCGAGGTTTGTGGAGCCATTATCTTTACTGCaggcttattaattaagtgtAACTTGAGTTATAAAtgtgttgagaagctgtaGTCTAGTGTAGTGCTGGTATTTTAATGGTTTCATTGTATGAAATGATGCCTGTTATATACATGTCAATCCGCAATAGTGGTCAATTACTAATATGCACTGTCTCTAATAGATCATTTTTACTTCGAAATAGCGACGTTACGCCAAGTCCGATGGACGATTCCAATTCCTGCTTCATTAATGCTCCAATCGAAGGCAATAATGTTATGGCTGGTTACTCACACGTACATGAAGCCGATATGGTGGGGCTGATTTAATAATCATCCCGGGGCTGATTACTGAGACCCATGTACCCGTTGGAAACGACGTCAATAAGGCCGTGATTAATTGATAGTCAATCGGATGACTGAGTTTGAATGAGACTGCTGTCTggtttatttttataattattgcTAATGGCTTCTCGTTTCCCATCCTGTCCGTTGGCTCCCCCTGTAAATCTTGAGATGCGATGCAGCCATCTAAGTAATTGGCTGCTTACTGCTCTTTACATATCTATGAGAcagcttatcttatcttatcagtaaTGTAAATGTCAACCTCAAGGATTGACCTGGACATGCAGTGCCATAGTCACTCCAGTAAGCGATGCAACAATAATGTGTTCTTGATTATATGGTCAACCCAGATGATTCAGAAAGCTTCACCCTGCTGTTCGGTGATCACAGTAAGGTGCTTAGTGACCAGGCCGTCTCTCATTTGTTATGACAAGCGACGGTTCATTGGACAGATGCGGTGGAGTGGAGATCACCAAACACCATTCCTGCTTCCTCCTCTCGACGAATAAATAACCagaaagtaattactaaggTGCCCGTTTCTATAGTCTGGAGGCACAAGAAAATGCAGTGATCGTTTTCTAGCAAGAATAAGCAGACTCCATTCGTCAATCACTGGCCGGAGATGTAGCCAAGACTGTCGGGTTCAAGGTTCCTATAAGAAGGCCACCATGAATGCAATATCTTCCCAAGGAGCCACCGACTCTCAATATTCACAGCATAGAGAGAATAATCCAGTTTACGATTATCATACGCCTCTACCATGCCACCTTCACTAGAACATGTTTTTACAATGAGGATGTATACATCCCCAGACAAAGCCCTCGTCATCCCCGAAGCCAAGGGCAATAATCATCGCATTGTCGCTTTTCTGACGCACGGCCACATCAAAGGCAGTGGGCTCGAGGCAGACCTTCTCCCAGGCGGCGCTGATTGGATTCTGGTAAACCCTCTACCAGCTCAACTAGGCAAACGCTAACCATATATCAGCGTGACCCTGACACAAACACTGGACATCTTGATGTTCGAGTTCAATTTCGATCGAAAGAAGGTCACGGGATTTACATTCACTTCAAGGGTGTTCTACAGATTGATGAGAAATGGATGGAAGTTTTTACCGGGGGCCCGAAGGCTCGAACTCTCGAGTTTGGAGAGAACGAATGGCTGGGATCTCCCATTATTGAGACCAGCCATCCGGACCTGAAATGGGTAGAGCGCTCCGCTTTTGTCAGTGAATTGCGTTGGTTTGTTGATCATGATGGGGCTGTCGCTGTGGAAAACGCTGTCTACAAGGTCAAGCCGAGCAGAGTATGATACTTCAACAAGATGAACCATTTAGCTATAGCGTTCTATCCAGAATCAATTGAAAAGGTTCTATGAAAAGGTCGATATACTGTTAATAACTGTAATATGCCCTGATGAAGCTCTACTTGGGTCTTCGCAAGCCGGAATCCTGCTGCCCATGACGGAAATCCCGATCACGTGTCTCCTTAACAGTGATGTCAGCACGGCATTTGACGGAAAATCCGACATTCTCAGCCCTGATCCCCTGTTCTGATACATATTTCAGGGCGGATCTGCATAGCTTGGCAAACCTTCACAAGGACTTTTAATAACGCCATCGTGTTCTGAGTGGCCCAAGAACGGGCTGCCCCTTTCCTTATGCATGCAATGTTGCGGCGAGGACAGTCAAAGAGCGGCTGATCACCCAACTACCGATGTAATTCGGCTAGTAGGATTGAATCCCAGACAATCTGGCGTTCTAAACGAGTCTTAAACGAGTCATTTAGGATGTCTGAGAGTAAGGATTAAGGCTTGAGGTCCCTGTGTTGTGGTGATGCTATTACGAGAGAGTAaagcttgccaagcttgTGGAGCCAAGGAACTACCCTCATGTGTCCGGCAAAGAATCCGTGTGTTgcgagatggaagagaatAAGAAGCCTCCGTTACACGATCTTGACATCTTCAGAAAGCCGACACAGGATATACTTTCACGATCCTCGATGCTGCACCTGAGCAGAGCGTCAAACCGTCAACCTGGCACGTTCCCTGCGCCCATGTAAGCACTATCGAGATGAAGTTGGGTTCACCAAGACCCTGAAACACCATGTCCCAACATCAGCACACTATTGCTGCAGCCGATGCACAACGGCAACATTCTGCTGAACGAAGCCTGGCACTGCAATGCGATATGTGACAACTCCTTCGACGCCGATCCGAATTTGATACAGGAAATATCATGCATGACGACGGAACGGGTTGACGACCGATTACGGACAGATAGATGAGGGTTCAATCTGCGATGTAACGCCAGGAGCAATAGTAAGGAGTGATGCGTGTGCTGTTGCTGGCGAGTTGGATTCAACAGATGGTGCCGTACCCAGTAGTTGGGAAGCTTCCAGTTCATGCAGTAGATTTGTCTGCCAAATGGAGGATTCTCGTGCTGCATTCCACTACTCAAGCTACCAAGCTCAAAAGACTTGCAAAGCATCGTGAAATAATGGCCACTGTGATGACAGTTACATTTTCGATCAGAATGTCGCTTCTAGGTATGggtactatatatatagaagCTTAAAAGTCAAATTGTAAGCATACGGCAACGTTGCACTCGATGCCGTGATGTGTCCAGAAACCATAGCACTAGGTCAACCACCACGTTCATGCAGTGTTAAAGCTCAAGGGTTTTACGCCAGGTTTATCTACGGTGGTTTTCGTGCATGTTCGTAACTCGGATCATCTGCATGTCCCTTTCCCACGCTCTTTCAGCTCCTTACACAGCTTCAATGCTACAATTACCAGTCTTTACCTTGTTACCTAGAAACAGCTATTCCGTTTTACTACCCCTGGATTCAGCTTTGTCACGATTAGCTAAAACGCCGTCTCGCTGCAACATTGATCCTCTTCCCACCACGAGAGCCAAGTACGCTAGTTCTTCCAGGCTTTCTAGACCCAGACAAATGCGACAGCCTCCGTCACagaagtaaatatagtaCGGATATGCACACCAAGATTCGCCCCCCTCACCTCATTTCAAGACTCAGCACGTAGGTGTCCGTGACGCTAAAAAGCAAAAGAGGCACTGTATTAGTATCTGAGCGTTCCCAATGGGGGATGATGTGACTGATAAGAGACTTCACCAACCAGGTAAGCGCTCCTCACAGCTTGAGGCAAGTCAGTAACAACGATGATCTTCTCCGCGTACGGCGGGCCTAGACCGCAGGGTCGACCAAGACAACGAGATTGCGCGTATGTAAGAGTTCCCGCTTCGACCCA harbors:
- a CDS encoding hypothetical protein (EggNog:ENOG41), with product MAPQTSKLFKPIKVGALDLQHRIVLAPLTRGRADLAGIPATYAADYYSQRATPGGLLITEGTFISYEASGRPFSPGIYSKEQIAAWKHVTEAVHAKGAFILCQLWALGRIAEPDLVPTVLSPGSEPFFEDDDVTRKIPDNFTVMTEAHIDDFVEYYRQAALNAMEAGFDGIEIHGANGYLQSNSNDRMDQYGGSVENRIRFPLHVVNAVCDAIGPDRVGVRMSPFTRFQGMREVEPLSLFVPWAQAIVDAQPRIAYIHAIEPRADGSVDTPEHLRKAEDTLASIREVATRAGVRFIVAGGYTPEKALQHTCETDDLVAFGRHFIPNPDLPARIKNGWSLTKYDRSVFYEVNEVGYSDYATYVLNRAT
- a CDS encoding hypothetical protein (EggNog:ENOG41); amino-acid sequence: MPPSLEHVFTMRMYTSPDKALVIPEAKGNNHRIVAFLTHGHIKGSGLEADLLPGGADWILRDPDTNTGHLDVRVQFRSKEGHGIYIHFKGVLQIDEKWMEVFTGGPKARTLEFGENEWLGSPIIETSHPDLKWVERSAFVSELRWFVDHDGAVAVENAVYKVKPSRV